Within Stella humosa, the genomic segment GGGGCGCATCCGCCTCCGTTGCGACCCCCGGCTGAGGAGCAGTGTCCGCTTCCTCGAGCTGCAGCGCGGGGACAGCGACCGCTCGGAATCCTGGAAGGGCATCGCGGTGCCGATCCTGCTCGTCCGCGGCGGCCGGTCGACGATGCTGCCGGCGGACATCGCCGACCGGATGATCGCGATGAACCCGCGGGCCGAGCTGCTGACCATTCCCGACGCCGGCCACTCGCCCTGGCTGCGCCGGCAGGACGAGATCGCGCCGGTCGCGGCCTGGCTTGCCCGCCAGGCCGCGGCACCCCGATCGAGCGGCTGATCAGGGCGCTTCTGGCGCGACCCTTGCTTGCTGTTCCGGCGGCGCCATTCGGCGTTTGACACCGGCGGAAATCGGACCCTACCGTTGGCGCCTCTCCGGATGCGCCAGGGCCGGATCATCAGCCAGGAAGGATCGTCTCGCGATGGGGCAATGGCAGGCTGGGGTCGATGTCGGCGGAACCTTCACGGACCTTCTTTTCATCGACGAGGCCGAGCGCCGCTTCCGGGTGGTCAAGGTGCCCTCCACCCCCGACGACCAGTCGCGCGGCATGCTGGCCGGCATCCGCGACAGCGGCCTGGCGCCGGAGGCCCTGAGCTCGCTCGTCCACGGCACGACGGTCGGCACCAATGCCGTGCTGGAGCGCAAGGGCGTCGTCTGCGGCCTGATCACCACCGTCGGCTTCCGCGACGTGCTGGAGCTGGGCCGCCGCACCCGCCCCTTCGGCTACGGCATGATCGGCAGCTTCGAAGCGCTGATCCCGCGCGAGATGCGGCTGGAAGTGCCCGAGCGGCTGGACGCGCGCGGCAACGTGCTGATCGCGCTGGACGAAGAGGCGGTCCGGGCCGCCATCCGCCGGCTGATCGACGCCGGGGCGGAGGCCCTCGTCATCAGTTTCCTCCATTCCTACGTGAACCCCGCGCATGAGCAGCGCGCGGCCGAGATCGCCCGCGAACTGTGGCCCAACCCCTTCATCTCGGTCGGCTCGGACATCCTGCGCGAGGTGCGCGAGTTCGAGCGCGGCAGCACGGCCGCCGTCAACGGCTACATCCAGCCGATCATGGCCCGCTATCTGGGCCGCCTGCAGAAGGAGCTGAAGCTCGCCCGCTTCCGCAGCGAGCTGCTGGTCATGCAGGGCAATGGCGGCACCATGAGCGGCAAGGCCGCGGCCGACTATGCCGTGCAGACGGTGATGTCCGGCCCGGCGGCGGGCGCGCTGGCGGCTGCCCGGATCGGCCAACAGTCCGGCCATCCGAACCTGATCGGCTGCGACATGGGCGGCACCAGCTTCGACGTGACGCTGATCCGCGGCGGCGAACCCGCCCTTTCGGCCGAGAAGGACATCGCCTACGGCGTGCCCATCCGCGTGCCGATGATCGACATCCACACCATCGGCGCCGGCGGCGGCTCAATCGCGCGCATCACCAAGGCGGGTCTGCTGCAGGTCGGCCCCGACAGCGCCGGCGCCAACCCCGGCCCGATCTGCTATGGCCGCGGCGGCACCGAGCCGACCGTGACCGACGCCAACCTGGTGCTGGGCAAGCTCGATACCGCGGCCCTGCCGGGCGTGGCCGGCGGCGTCTCGATCGAGGCGGTGAAGGCCGCCATCGTCGAGAAGATCGGCCGGCCGCTGGGGCTGGACGCGATCGAGGCGGCGGCGGCCATCATCACGGTCGCCAGCAACCACCTGGCCAGCGCCATCCGCCTGGTCTCGATCGAGCGCGGCTATGACCCGCGCGACTTCGCCCTATTCCCCTTCGGCGGGGCGGGACCGCTGCATGCCGTCGCACTGGCCCGCGAGTTGGGCGTGCCGACGGTGCTGGTGCCGCGCTTCCCCGGCCTTACCTCGGCGCTGGGCTGCATCCTGGCCGACCTGCGGCATGATTTCGTGCGCACCCTCAACCTGCCGCTGGCCAGCGTCGACCCGGCCATGGTCGATGCCATCTATGCCGAGCACGAGGCGCGCGGCCGCACCCAGGTCGAGGGCGAGGGCGTGCCGGTCGATGGCGTCGATGCCCTGTTCGAGGCCGACCTGCTCTATCGCGGGCAGAGCCACGTGCTGCGCGTGCCGGTCACCCGGCCGTTCGACCCGGCCCAGGTGAAGGCCAGCCTGGAGGCGCTCTACAAGCGCCGCTTCGACATCGAGCTGATGGAGATGACGGCCATCCTGTCGAACCTGCGCACGGCCGTGTTCGGCCGGCGCCAGCGCATCGACTTCTCGATCTTCGCGCCGGAGCCGGGTGGCAGCCTGGAGGCAGCCCAACGCGCCAGCCGGCGGGTCTATTTCGCCGGCCGTTGGCTCGACACCCCGGTCTATGCCCGCGAGGGTCTGCCGGTTGGCGCCACCATCGCCGGCCCGGCCATCGTGGCCCAGCTCGACACCACCATCCTGATCGACCCCGGCGCCACGGCGACGGTGGATGCGGTCGGGAACCTGGTCATCGCCGTCGGCGCAAGCGCGGCCTGAGGGAGCCCCAGCATGGCAATCGATCCCGTAACGCTGGCCGTCATCCAGAACGGCCTGCGCCAGATCGCCAGCGAGATGGACCTGGTGCACGAGAAGACGTCCTTCTCGCCCGTCATCTCGGAGGCCTTCGACCGCTCCAACGGCATCTATCACCGCGAGACGGGCGAGGTCATCGCCCAGGGCGAGATGGGGCTGCCGATCTTCGTCGGCGTCATGCAGTTCACCACCCAGGCGGTGATCGAGCGGCGCCACGACCTGGAGCCGGGCGACATCATCATCGTCAACGACCCGTACCTGGGCGGCACCCATCTGATGGACGTCAAGATGGTGAAGCCGTTCTATTATCGCGGGAAGCTGTGGTGCTACCTATCCAACACCGGCCACTGGCCGGACACGGGCGGGATGGTGCCGGGCGGCTTCGCCACCAAGGCGACCGAGATCCAGCAGGAAGGGCTGCGCATCCCGCCGGTGAAGCTCTATCGCCGCGGTGAGATCGTCCAGGACATCGTCGACATGATCCTGACCAACATCCGTGTGCCCGAGGAGCGGATCGGCGACATCAAGGCCCAGGTGGGGGCGCTCACCGTCGGCGAGCGCCGGCTGACCGAGCTGCTCGACCGCTACGGCGCCGACACGGTCGAGGATGCGATCGGCGAGTTGAAGGCCCGGTCCGAGCAGCAGATGCGCGCCTATATCGCGGGCGTGCCGGACGGCACCTACACCTTTTCCAGCTTCATCGACAGCGACGGCATCGTGAACGAGCCGCTGGAAATCGCGCTCGACATGACCGTCAGCGGCGACGAGATCCATTTCGACCTGTCGCGCTCCAGCCCGCCCTGCAAGGGGCCGCTGAACGGCGTCTGGGGCGCCACCCAGTCGGCCGTCTATGTCGCGATCAAGCACATCTTCCCTGACGTGCCGATCAATTCCGGCTGCTTCGCGCCGCTGAAGATCGCCAAGCCGACCGGCACCTTCCTGGTGGCCGAGTATCCCCGCCCCGTCGCCGGCTGCGCGTCCGAGGTGGCCCAGCGGGTGATGGAGGCGGTATTCGGGGCCATGGGCGAGGCCATCCCCGAGCGGATGTTCGCGGCCCCCGCCGGCACCAGCGGCAACTTCAGCCTGGGCGGCTACGACCCGGGCGAGGACCGCAGCTACATCATGTATTTCTTCTCCGGCGGCGGCTATGGCGGCTGGTGGGAAACGGACGGCCTGACCAACGGCTGCTCCACCGTCGGCATTTCCAAGACCCAGCCGGTCGAGATCCTGGAGCAACACTACCCGCTGGTGTTCGAGGAGTATGCGCTGCGCGAGGGCTCGTCCGGCGCCGGTCGCCATCGCGGCGGCTACGGCATCAGCTATCGCATCCGCCTGCTGCGCGGCACCGCCATGGCGTCCTTCCTGATGGATCACGGGCGCGAGGGGCCGCCCGGCCTGATGGGCGGCGTGGCCGGCGCCACCAACGAGCTGATCGTCAGCCAGAACGGGACCACCAGCATCCCCGAGCACATCTCCAAGGGCGAGGGCTACGAGCTGCGCCCGGGCGACTGGGTGCAGGTGCGCACCCCCGGCGGCGGCGGCTATGGCGAGGCGATGGAGCGCGACCCGCTGCTGGTCCGGCGCGACATCGAGCGCGGCTACATCACGGCATCGGAGGCCAGGCACTGGTAT encodes:
- a CDS encoding hydantoinase B/oxoprolinase family protein, giving the protein MAIDPVTLAVIQNGLRQIASEMDLVHEKTSFSPVISEAFDRSNGIYHRETGEVIAQGEMGLPIFVGVMQFTTQAVIERRHDLEPGDIIIVNDPYLGGTHLMDVKMVKPFYYRGKLWCYLSNTGHWPDTGGMVPGGFATKATEIQQEGLRIPPVKLYRRGEIVQDIVDMILTNIRVPEERIGDIKAQVGALTVGERRLTELLDRYGADTVEDAIGELKARSEQQMRAYIAGVPDGTYTFSSFIDSDGIVNEPLEIALDMTVSGDEIHFDLSRSSPPCKGPLNGVWGATQSAVYVAIKHIFPDVPINSGCFAPLKIAKPTGTFLVAEYPRPVAGCASEVAQRVMEAVFGAMGEAIPERMFAAPAGTSGNFSLGGYDPGEDRSYIMYFFSGGGYGGWWETDGLTNGCSTVGISKTQPVEILEQHYPLVFEEYALREGSSGAGRHRGGYGISYRIRLLRGTAMASFLMDHGREGPPGLMGGVAGATNELIVSQNGTTSIPEHISKGEGYELRPGDWVQVRTPGGGGYGEAMERDPLLVRRDIERGYITASEARHWYPPATAAE
- a CDS encoding hydantoinase/oxoprolinase family protein, with translation MGQWQAGVDVGGTFTDLLFIDEAERRFRVVKVPSTPDDQSRGMLAGIRDSGLAPEALSSLVHGTTVGTNAVLERKGVVCGLITTVGFRDVLELGRRTRPFGYGMIGSFEALIPREMRLEVPERLDARGNVLIALDEEAVRAAIRRLIDAGAEALVISFLHSYVNPAHEQRAAEIARELWPNPFISVGSDILREVREFERGSTAAVNGYIQPIMARYLGRLQKELKLARFRSELLVMQGNGGTMSGKAAADYAVQTVMSGPAAGALAAARIGQQSGHPNLIGCDMGGTSFDVTLIRGGEPALSAEKDIAYGVPIRVPMIDIHTIGAGGGSIARITKAGLLQVGPDSAGANPGPICYGRGGTEPTVTDANLVLGKLDTAALPGVAGGVSIEAVKAAIVEKIGRPLGLDAIEAAAAIITVASNHLASAIRLVSIERGYDPRDFALFPFGGAGPLHAVALARELGVPTVLVPRFPGLTSALGCILADLRHDFVRTLNLPLASVDPAMVDAIYAEHEARGRTQVEGEGVPVDGVDALFEADLLYRGQSHVLRVPVTRPFDPAQVKASLEALYKRRFDIELMEMTAILSNLRTAVFGRRQRIDFSIFAPEPGGSLEAAQRASRRVYFAGRWLDTPVYAREGLPVGATIAGPAIVAQLDTTILIDPGATATVDAVGNLVIAVGASAA